A window of the Rubeoparvulum massiliense genome harbors these coding sequences:
- the modA gene encoding molybdate ABC transporter substrate-binding protein: MKQSWMKKFALIFTVILLISTLAACGQKDDAPKENENTAPAETEEPIELMVSAAASLTDALNQIKADFEASHDHVTITLNMASSGKLAQQIEQGAPVDIFISANQSFMNDLEEKALIDSATRADVVGNDLVLITQADRTELPATLADLADEQYGQLAIGEIETVPAGKYAKQSLEAAGIWEQLQERIIYTSNVRQVLTYVESKNVDYGVVFASDAAISDQVQVVSTVDEGHDPILYPAAVVANSTHAEMAQEFIQYLLGDGAATLQSYGFRQP; encoded by the coding sequence TTGAAACAATCATGGATGAAAAAATTCGCACTGATTTTTACAGTGATCTTACTTATTAGCACGCTTGCTGCTTGTGGACAGAAGGATGATGCTCCGAAGGAGAATGAAAACACAGCCCCAGCTGAAACAGAAGAACCCATTGAATTAATGGTATCTGCCGCAGCTAGTTTAACCGATGCGCTCAACCAGATTAAAGCAGATTTTGAAGCAAGTCATGATCATGTAACCATCACTTTAAATATGGCCAGTTCAGGTAAGCTCGCACAACAGATTGAGCAAGGTGCACCTGTGGATATTTTTATCTCTGCCAATCAGTCATTTATGAATGACCTTGAAGAAAAAGCCTTGATTGATTCTGCTACCCGTGCGGATGTGGTAGGAAATGACCTTGTGTTAATCACGCAAGCAGATCGCACGGAATTACCAGCTACATTGGCTGATCTTGCAGATGAACAATATGGTCAGCTTGCTATTGGTGAAATCGAGACCGTTCCTGCTGGAAAATATGCAAAGCAAAGCTTAGAAGCAGCAGGGATCTGGGAACAGCTTCAAGAGCGGATCATCTACACCTCCAATGTACGACAAGTTCTTACCTATGTAGAATCTAAGAATGTGGATTATGGCGTGGTATTTGCTAGTGATGCTGCCATCTCCGATCAAGTTCAAGTTGTCTCCACAGTGGATGAAGGGCATGATCCCATCCTCTATCCAGCAGCTGTAGTTGCCAACAGCACCCATGCAGAAATGGCTCAGGAGTTTATTCAATACCTACTAGGTGATGGTGCAGCCACCTTGCAATCCTATGGCTTTCGCCAACCCTAA
- a CDS encoding GMC family oxidoreductase — protein MLKRKYANEEVDVLIIGAGAAGGVLAKELAEANLKVVVLEAGPFRDPQKDFASDELSMKRLGWEDTRLVAGKNPLTMGHNNSGRGVGGGTVHFTGVFLRFQDIDFRARTMDGVAWDWPISYEDLEPYYTQIEQEIAVSGPKHFPWGHFHGPYPYPERHPLSPNADLFMNGCEKLGIQATPTPLAILSAPYDGRPPCINRGFCNQGCMPNAKFSTLIHHIPKAMKAGAEVLADCMVTQILLDQDDKVRGVTFVHDGITYEQSARIVILSAYAIESPRLLLHSATTQYPQGLANTSGWVGKGLMTHSSHDVYAKFADEVRLYKGTPVLASTLDFYRTDASRGFVRGYTIHAHGVRPVAMAQGLARTHGLWGEKLQQVMLDYNFYGRLTMVGEVLPQVHNSVTLADEVDEYGIPRARVSFSYSTNDERVIQHGVATMSTILEAAGGKVEYVVDDTAHLMGGCRMGEDPEDSVVDGYCQSHDHPNLFICDASVFVTSGAGNPTNTVMAIALRTAEYIKKHIRSGQLPSQTV, from the coding sequence ATGCTGAAGAGAAAATACGCGAATGAAGAAGTGGATGTACTCATTATTGGTGCAGGGGCAGCAGGTGGCGTACTGGCGAAGGAACTGGCAGAAGCCAACCTGAAGGTGGTGGTATTGGAGGCAGGTCCTTTTCGTGATCCTCAGAAGGATTTTGCCAGTGATGAATTAAGCATGAAGCGTTTAGGCTGGGAGGATACACGACTGGTCGCTGGGAAGAATCCCTTAACCATGGGACATAACAATTCAGGCCGCGGTGTAGGTGGGGGGACGGTTCACTTTACTGGCGTCTTTTTGCGTTTTCAGGATATTGATTTTCGTGCTCGGACCATGGATGGTGTCGCTTGGGATTGGCCCATAAGCTATGAGGATCTAGAGCCGTACTATACACAGATCGAGCAAGAGATTGCTGTGTCAGGACCAAAGCATTTCCCTTGGGGTCATTTTCATGGTCCCTATCCTTATCCAGAAAGGCATCCCCTCAGTCCCAATGCCGATCTTTTTATGAATGGTTGTGAAAAGCTAGGGATTCAAGCCACACCCACTCCCCTTGCTATTCTTTCTGCCCCGTATGATGGTCGTCCACCTTGTATTAATCGGGGCTTCTGTAATCAAGGCTGTATGCCCAATGCCAAGTTCTCCACCTTAATTCACCATATTCCCAAGGCGATGAAGGCCGGTGCGGAAGTCCTAGCTGATTGTATGGTGACACAGATTCTCCTCGATCAAGATGACAAAGTACGTGGAGTAACATTTGTCCACGATGGCATCACCTATGAGCAGTCAGCGCGCATTGTGATTCTCTCTGCTTATGCCATCGAATCGCCTCGCCTATTATTGCATTCCGCTACGACACAATATCCGCAGGGATTAGCCAATACCAGTGGCTGGGTGGGGAAGGGTCTCATGACCCACAGCAGCCATGATGTCTATGCTAAATTTGCAGACGAGGTTCGGCTGTATAAAGGAACGCCAGTATTGGCCAGTACCTTAGATTTTTACAGGACCGATGCCAGCAGAGGATTTGTGAGGGGGTATACGATCCATGCCCATGGGGTGAGACCGGTAGCGATGGCGCAAGGCTTGGCAAGAACCCATGGATTATGGGGAGAAAAACTCCAGCAGGTGATGCTGGATTATAATTTCTATGGTCGCTTAACCATGGTTGGTGAAGTCTTACCACAGGTCCATAACAGTGTCACCTTGGCGGATGAGGTGGATGAGTATGGAATCCCGCGTGCCCGTGTCTCATTTAGTTATAGTACGAATGATGAACGGGTGATTCAACATGGTGTCGCTACCATGTCTACGATTTTGGAAGCGGCAGGTGGTAAAGTGGAATATGTGGTCGATGATACAGCCCATCTCATGGGGGGCTGTCGGATGGGAGAAGATCCGGAGGATTCTGTGGTAGATGGGTACTGTCAGAGCCATGATCATCCCAATCTTTTTATCTGCGATGCTAGTGTCTTTGTTACCTCTGGTGCAGGCAATCCCACGAATACGGTGATGGCCATTGCCCTACGAACAGCAGAATATATTAAGAAGCATATCCGCTCCGGACAACTTCCGTCACAAACTGTTTAA
- a CDS encoding gluconate 2-dehydrogenase subunit 3 family protein, whose translation MAMQKHYPTYDVLEQMDHWDDHTQKIVQKRLEPLHQLRFFRPEQMTLLMELAARLTGDPRPEIGQYIVKHLDQSLAKDAGEGERHVNSPPQAQLIREGLNALEQSTVAHLLAPFAGLQPEQQRSILSMIQGGMTPYPQYWKHVDPTIFMKKLVQLVIEAYYSHPHVWSDIGYGGPAYPRGYVRTELGQLDPWEAKRKHAEEKIRE comes from the coding sequence ATGGCTATGCAGAAGCATTACCCAACCTATGATGTATTGGAGCAGATGGATCATTGGGATGATCATACTCAGAAAATTGTTCAAAAAAGATTGGAGCCACTTCATCAGCTTCGCTTCTTCCGACCAGAGCAGATGACCCTTCTTATGGAGCTGGCAGCGCGACTCACAGGCGATCCTCGTCCTGAGATCGGTCAGTATATTGTGAAGCATCTGGATCAAAGCTTAGCGAAGGATGCTGGTGAGGGGGAACGCCATGTGAATTCACCTCCCCAGGCTCAACTGATCCGTGAAGGATTGAATGCGCTAGAACAGAGTACTGTTGCTCATCTTCTTGCACCCTTTGCAGGTCTTCAACCTGAGCAGCAGCGGAGTATCTTGAGCATGATTCAAGGTGGAATGACACCTTATCCTCAGTACTGGAAGCATGTGGATCCAACCATCTTTATGAAAAAATTAGTCCAGCTTGTCATTGAAGCCTATTACTCGCACCCCCATGTCTGGTCGGATATCGGCTATGGGGGTCCGGCCTATCCAAGGGGTTATGTAAGGACAGAACTAGGACAATTGGATCCATGGGAGGCGAAGCGGAAGCATGCTGAAGAGAAAATACGCGAATGA
- a CDS encoding nickel-dependent lactate racemase family protein, translating to MRILLPYGNETKLIQLSGHQEIKIYDFPKIAPFAEDERLVDALREPIGSPPLQMLVQNAKSACILVSDSTRLVPTAKLVDQLMTKLKEGGMREEEITVVIALGTHRRQTEREMIQIVGEKWMGKLNILNHSPLVEDAVLLGQTTRGTPVEVYRPVIEAELRIATGNIEPHWLVGMSGGLKALMPGVASERAIQAHHALSREYQVQPGMVENPLRDDLEEWQQFLPIHFLFNTVVNPQRQIMAAVSGDPLAAFRKGVELAKPYFFHPMPPPFEVTVASAGGTPKDMNLYQLIKSLQNASQITKKGGVIVLVGECGEGFGHPAFQEWVERHQPGEYEKVKPEFRLGWHKVEQLEQLAKEYQIYLYSAMAHAFVDLLPITGLTHLNLQEFAWYRRARRVAVLPHASLTFFHNQ from the coding sequence ATGCGCATACTTTTACCTTATGGCAATGAAACAAAACTCATTCAGCTTTCGGGGCACCAAGAAATTAAGATCTACGATTTCCCCAAAATTGCCCCCTTTGCTGAGGATGAGCGATTAGTAGATGCTCTGCGTGAGCCCATTGGCTCACCTCCATTGCAGATGCTTGTACAAAATGCAAAGAGTGCATGTATTTTGGTCAGCGATTCAACACGGCTAGTACCTACAGCAAAGCTCGTTGATCAGCTAATGACAAAATTGAAGGAAGGAGGCATGAGGGAGGAAGAGATAACCGTGGTGATCGCCTTAGGAACACATCGGCGGCAGACGGAGCGTGAAATGATTCAAATTGTTGGCGAAAAGTGGATGGGCAAGTTAAACATTTTGAATCACTCACCACTTGTGGAAGATGCCGTTTTACTGGGGCAGACCACACGGGGCACACCTGTAGAGGTCTATCGACCGGTTATAGAGGCGGAGCTCCGAATTGCAACGGGAAACATCGAACCCCATTGGTTGGTGGGAATGTCAGGTGGACTAAAGGCCTTGATGCCAGGCGTGGCAAGCGAACGGGCGATTCAGGCCCACCATGCATTGAGCAGGGAATATCAGGTACAGCCTGGGATGGTAGAGAATCCTCTTCGTGACGATCTGGAAGAGTGGCAGCAGTTTCTACCCATTCACTTTCTCTTCAATACGGTGGTCAATCCACAGCGCCAGATCATGGCGGCAGTAAGCGGTGATCCGCTGGCAGCGTTCCGTAAAGGCGTTGAACTGGCTAAGCCGTATTTCTTTCATCCTATGCCTCCACCATTTGAGGTTACAGTCGCATCAGCTGGTGGCACTCCCAAGGATATGAATCTTTATCAGCTCATCAAGAGCTTGCAGAATGCCAGTCAGATTACCAAGAAGGGCGGTGTCATTGTACTGGTTGGGGAATGCGGTGAAGGGTTTGGTCATCCTGCCTTTCAAGAATGGGTGGAGCGTCACCAACCTGGAGAATATGAGAAGGTGAAGCCTGAATTTCGTCTAGGCTGGCACAAGGTAGAACAGTTGGAGCAGCTGGCGAAGGAGTATCAAATCTATCTATATAGCGCCATGGCTCACGCTTTCGTAGATCTTCTACCCATTACGGGATTAACCCATTTGAATCTTCAGGAGTTTGCCTGGTATCGCAGAGCAAGGCGGGTTGCTGTTTTACCTCATGCTTCACTTACCTTTTTTCATAATCAGTAG
- the nrfD gene encoding NrfD/PsrC family molybdoenzyme membrane anchor subunit — MDTTIVYQLQHEAPFGMLIVFYIFIAGLSAGLFLVSTLSTVFGIKKYDALVKPASIMALGALVPGALALIVDLGQPGRFITLLFRVNPSSAMTWGSFILLFYGIIALVYTWFAWRNENAKRLKGWGVAGLILAASLGLYTGFLLALAPSRPLWNSALVPILFLVSGFVSGMSLLSVANSFFPRLTGVAGEEVKEALHGLKIGFVVLELALLAAHILILFALDAAGKGVAENLLAGDRFFSFVVVQVLIGMVLPLLLLVFSKGSTAILGISGLLSLVGVFALRFNFVIAGGEMPLTGTLFNTVDTSGAAWMEVTIFLVLFAVLVLLLPPLCKKLFDNQGVFAKKA; from the coding sequence ATGGATACTACCATCGTCTATCAGTTGCAGCATGAGGCCCCATTTGGCATGTTAATTGTATTCTATATTTTCATTGCTGGTCTGAGTGCAGGACTCTTTCTCGTTTCCACACTCAGTACCGTGTTTGGGATTAAAAAATATGATGCGCTAGTTAAGCCAGCTAGTATTATGGCGCTAGGTGCACTTGTTCCAGGGGCATTGGCCTTGATTGTGGACTTAGGACAACCAGGCCGTTTCATTACCCTGCTCTTCCGCGTCAATCCTAGCTCTGCCATGACATGGGGTTCGTTTATCTTACTCTTTTACGGAATCATCGCTTTAGTCTATACATGGTTTGCTTGGCGTAATGAGAATGCCAAACGTCTAAAAGGCTGGGGAGTTGCAGGTTTAATCCTTGCAGCATCCCTTGGGTTGTACACAGGCTTTCTACTAGCTTTAGCACCAAGTCGTCCCCTTTGGAACTCAGCCTTGGTACCTATTCTCTTCTTAGTTTCTGGGTTTGTTTCAGGTATGAGTCTGCTTAGTGTGGCCAATAGCTTCTTCCCACGTCTGACAGGCGTAGCTGGTGAAGAGGTGAAGGAAGCGCTCCATGGTCTGAAAATTGGCTTTGTTGTGCTAGAACTTGCCTTATTAGCAGCCCATATCCTGATTCTCTTTGCCCTTGATGCAGCTGGAAAAGGAGTGGCAGAGAATCTCCTAGCAGGTGATCGCTTCTTCTCCTTCGTCGTTGTTCAAGTACTCATTGGGATGGTACTTCCCTTGCTGTTACTGGTATTTAGTAAGGGTTCTACAGCCATCTTAGGAATTTCTGGCCTTCTCAGCTTAGTTGGTGTCTTTGCTCTCCGCTTTAACTTCGTCATTGCTGGTGGAGAGATGCCATTGACAGGGACACTCTTTAACACAGTAGATACTTCAGGAGCAGCTTGGATGGAGGTTACGATCTTCTTAGTACTATTTGCTGTTCTCGTCTTACTCCTCCCGCCACTCTGTAAAAAACTATTTGATAACCAAGGTGTATTTGCAAAGAAGGCATGA
- a CDS encoding 4Fe-4S dicluster domain-containing protein, which produces MSTTSQHRYAMVIDVRRCVSCHACTVTCKMENDVPEGFFRSWVAEADKGVFPNVIRVKVPRLCNQCEDAPCTTVCPVKATYHDEDGIVRIDPDKCIGCRYCIAACPYDQRYLNPENGMADKCDFCIERVHAGLLPACVSNCIAHARYFGDLNDPNSIVSRLLAEESYQVLRPELGTKPRVFYIGLDEALAGADFSKLEKRG; this is translated from the coding sequence ATGAGTACAACATCACAACATCGCTATGCCATGGTGATCGATGTACGACGCTGTGTTAGCTGCCATGCTTGTACCGTTACGTGTAAAATGGAGAACGATGTACCGGAAGGTTTTTTCCGCTCATGGGTGGCGGAAGCAGATAAAGGGGTCTTCCCCAATGTGATTCGGGTCAAGGTACCTCGTCTTTGTAATCAGTGTGAAGATGCTCCTTGTACTACGGTTTGTCCAGTTAAGGCTACCTATCATGATGAAGATGGAATTGTACGGATCGATCCTGATAAATGTATTGGCTGTCGCTACTGTATCGCTGCATGTCCTTACGATCAGCGCTATCTTAATCCCGAGAATGGGATGGCGGATAAATGCGACTTCTGTATCGAGCGGGTTCATGCAGGGCTCCTACCGGCTTGTGTAAGCAACTGTATCGCACATGCCCGGTATTTTGGTGACTTAAATGATCCCAATAGTATCGTAAGCCGCCTTCTAGCAGAAGAATCCTACCAAGTTCTTCGCCCTGAATTGGGGACAAAACCTCGCGTCTTTTATATTGGGTTGGATGAGGCGCTAGCAGGTGCAGACTTTAGTAAGCTGGAGAAAAGGGGGTAA
- a CDS encoding TorD/DmsD family molecular chaperone — protein sequence MMMQTEAYGTTDVRQQIYAFLASLFLQEPTAERMEQNYLQLSLMLEEYGEEPLSMDNKSNVEELRQEYYDRFFVPMSGRYIPPYESVLRNYLTNGRKWGRLMGPEASHVQSCYDLFDFQPTRLDIFEPLKGITFPDHIGFELAFMAYLCMEELESVGRNEGLATKWRDRQEQFLAEHVNPWTDSFVAALTESGEGYYTKVGLIVFNWVADDMKYLRSNSTKVGEWS from the coding sequence ATGATGATGCAGACTGAAGCGTATGGGACAACTGACGTACGTCAGCAGATTTATGCGTTTCTCGCTAGTCTTTTTCTTCAAGAGCCAACAGCGGAGCGGATGGAGCAGAACTACCTACAGCTTTCTCTCATGTTAGAAGAGTATGGTGAAGAGCCACTATCTATGGATAATAAGTCTAATGTCGAAGAACTCCGTCAGGAATATTATGACCGCTTCTTTGTTCCCATGTCAGGGCGTTATATCCCACCTTACGAATCAGTTCTGCGCAATTATCTTACCAATGGTCGTAAGTGGGGGCGCTTAATGGGTCCAGAAGCCAGTCATGTCCAATCCTGTTATGATCTCTTTGATTTTCAACCTACCCGCTTGGATATTTTTGAACCCTTGAAGGGCATCACTTTTCCTGATCATATTGGGTTTGAATTAGCTTTTATGGCTTATCTCTGTATGGAGGAATTAGAGTCTGTGGGAAGGAACGAAGGGTTAGCTACGAAGTGGCGAGATCGGCAAGAACAATTTTTAGCTGAACATGTGAACCCATGGACCGATTCGTTTGTTGCTGCCCTGACGGAGTCAGGAGAAGGTTATTACACAAAGGTTGGGTTAATCGTATTCAACTGGGTAGCTGATGATATGAAATACCTGCGAAGCAATTCAACGAAAGTGGGTGAATGGTCATGA
- a CDS encoding molybdopterin-dependent oxidoreductase codes for MTNAEYILYLGAYPGKAGKPMQTIARQAAVGTTTGHLKYTVVDPVMMGGGIGPNGNRTKWVPIKPTTDGAFALALIQWILANRRYNEAYLSAPNLEAAQAKGYNSFCNASYLVIMDEQHPNYRKLLRAEDLGLPVPENDGKEDFYVVIDKATRQPKLYSETTDADIFYAGALTAADGTTIHVKSSLLLLKESADSHDMEFYSKECGIPVATIVEIAKEFTSHGTKVAVDGLGGTASSTGLQATAAHYALCALVGSTNMKGGNITRRNNFSTATPGPRYDLKNIEGAPKPAGMLVGRTGARYEDTTEYKQKVAQGENPYPSKFPWHPVGGASDNQAVFAAINGYPYQTKILFTWMSNPVMTTPAGAKSEVVEGLKDVNKVPLFIASDAFMGETTSLADYIIPDTTPYESWGTPNIEGNFSGKGTTVRWPVVKALTEQLPDGRYACLENYIIDVAKAIGVPGYGDKALKDKDGNDVPVNNPAEYFLRIITNMAFDDSIGKVAPDITDEEIQLMGLGEELEEWKKILKPDEWRKALYVMSRGGRFESREDGFDGEFHKYGYKKVLNLYVESLATARNSFTGEYFPGVLVYEPETFADGTLLTDKYPESEWPFKGVSYKANFRSVTMLANSSILTQIHDTNYVEVNIEDAEQLGLKNGDRVKLISATGGEEEGILLARQGVAKGTVAIAFGYGHWQYGVKSYEVGNETIPGDERRGKGVNLARISLLDPTVEAGIMGFSEMSTGIPSRNGGAFRIERV; via the coding sequence ATGACAAATGCTGAATATATCCTCTATCTAGGTGCTTACCCTGGTAAAGCAGGGAAGCCGATGCAGACCATTGCTCGGCAGGCAGCCGTGGGTACCACAACAGGTCATTTGAAATATACGGTGGTAGACCCAGTCATGATGGGTGGAGGAATTGGCCCCAATGGTAACCGGACGAAGTGGGTCCCCATTAAGCCAACAACGGACGGTGCATTTGCACTTGCATTAATCCAATGGATTCTTGCCAACCGCCGTTATAACGAAGCCTATTTAAGCGCTCCTAATCTCGAGGCAGCTCAAGCGAAAGGCTATAACAGCTTCTGTAATGCTTCGTACCTCGTCATTATGGATGAGCAGCATCCCAATTATCGGAAACTTTTACGGGCAGAGGATCTCGGACTTCCGGTACCAGAAAACGACGGTAAGGAAGATTTCTACGTGGTGATTGATAAAGCCACACGGCAACCCAAGCTTTACAGTGAAACAACCGATGCAGATATCTTCTATGCCGGCGCATTGACTGCTGCTGATGGAACAACGATTCATGTTAAATCTAGCCTGCTCTTACTGAAGGAGAGTGCAGATTCCCATGATATGGAGTTCTACAGCAAAGAGTGTGGGATTCCGGTTGCTACCATTGTGGAAATCGCTAAGGAGTTCACCTCTCATGGAACCAAGGTAGCTGTGGATGGTTTAGGCGGTACGGCATCCTCAACGGGCTTGCAAGCGACCGCTGCTCACTACGCACTCTGTGCCCTTGTCGGTTCGACGAATATGAAGGGCGGTAATATTACTCGGCGGAACAACTTTAGTACTGCTACTCCAGGACCGCGTTATGATCTGAAAAATATTGAAGGAGCACCAAAACCAGCAGGGATGCTTGTAGGACGTACTGGTGCTAGATATGAAGATACCACGGAATATAAACAGAAGGTGGCGCAAGGAGAAAATCCTTATCCTAGTAAATTCCCTTGGCATCCAGTTGGGGGTGCATCCGATAACCAAGCGGTCTTCGCTGCCATTAATGGGTACCCTTATCAGACTAAAATTCTCTTCACTTGGATGAGTAATCCCGTGATGACAACGCCAGCAGGTGCGAAAAGTGAAGTAGTTGAAGGACTGAAGGATGTAAATAAGGTTCCGTTATTTATCGCTTCCGATGCTTTTATGGGCGAAACAACGTCCTTAGCTGACTATATCATTCCAGATACTACTCCCTATGAAAGTTGGGGTACTCCCAATATTGAAGGGAACTTCTCTGGTAAAGGCACCACCGTTCGCTGGCCTGTAGTGAAAGCGCTAACAGAACAATTGCCAGACGGTCGTTATGCTTGTTTAGAGAACTATATTATTGATGTGGCAAAGGCGATCGGCGTACCAGGCTATGGTGACAAGGCACTGAAAGATAAGGATGGGAATGATGTTCCCGTTAATAATCCAGCTGAGTATTTCTTACGGATTATCACCAACATGGCCTTCGACGACTCCATTGGTAAAGTGGCGCCTGACATTACTGATGAAGAGATTCAGCTCATGGGTCTAGGAGAAGAACTAGAAGAGTGGAAGAAGATTTTGAAGCCAGATGAATGGCGAAAAGCACTCTATGTGATGAGTCGTGGTGGTCGTTTCGAAAGTCGGGAGGATGGATTTGATGGTGAGTTCCATAAATATGGCTATAAGAAAGTGTTAAATCTCTATGTAGAATCACTTGCTACTGCACGGAATAGCTTCACTGGCGAATACTTCCCAGGTGTACTTGTCTATGAACCTGAAACCTTTGCCGATGGCACATTATTAACGGATAAGTATCCAGAGAGCGAATGGCCATTTAAAGGAGTCTCCTACAAGGCCAACTTCCGTAGTGTCACCATGTTAGCTAATAGCTCTATCCTTACACAGATTCATGATACCAACTATGTAGAGGTCAATATTGAAGATGCTGAACAGTTAGGCTTAAAAAATGGCGATCGGGTGAAATTGATTTCCGCTACTGGTGGTGAAGAAGAGGGGATCTTACTAGCACGTCAAGGTGTAGCAAAAGGTACTGTAGCCATCGCCTTCGGTTATGGACACTGGCAATATGGAGTAAAATCCTATGAAGTAGGAAATGAGACCATACCTGGCGATGAGCGGCGTGGCAAAGGGGTTAACCTTGCTCGTATTAGTCTGCTCGACCCAACCGTTGAAGCAGGTATCATGGGCTTTAGCGAGATGTCAACAGGAATTCCAAGCCGGAATGGTGGCGCCTTCCGAATTGAGAGAGTGTAG
- a CDS encoding sigma-54-dependent transcriptional regulator, whose product MKKNGFNQPADILVAIGEPSLFDSYCQQLVELGYHVMLVSSGELALKYVAGHPIQLLILDAVLPDRNSLQLLREVKEQSPLVEVIFTCKEDATLLSPHALYLGAFTTLSRPFSFPQLEEAINRALGNRSRLEKMCRQLALGSMCSGCFIIGRHSLIRNLHQFIHCVANSEATVLIYGESGTGKDLVAKALHQCSYRKDQPFQVLNSAALPPELLESELFGYERGAFTGAVTTRIGLVEEAAGGTLFLDEIGEMDLSIQAKLLRFLENGEFRRIGSNILRKVKVRVVAATNRDLQQAVSEGKFREDLYYRLSIVTIQTPPLREHPCDIPLLAQHFLHLYTPLGKEKRLAEDAWQFLDAYEYPGNVRELSNMIERGILLSEGELIHAEHLQGYHDYPTLKTIPRIGMMSLDQDLTLATMERHHIQCVLQLVEGNKTQAAQQLGISISTLYRKIEEYQISDTSNGTHETLSN is encoded by the coding sequence ATGAAAAAGAATGGCTTTAATCAACCTGCAGACATATTGGTTGCCATCGGTGAGCCCAGTCTCTTTGATAGTTACTGTCAACAGTTAGTGGAACTAGGCTATCATGTAATGCTCGTTTCTTCAGGTGAATTGGCCCTGAAATATGTGGCAGGTCATCCGATTCAGCTCTTAATATTGGATGCAGTTTTACCGGATCGAAATAGTTTGCAGTTATTGAGGGAAGTGAAAGAACAATCTCCTTTAGTTGAAGTCATCTTCACCTGTAAGGAAGATGCAACCTTACTTTCACCTCATGCCCTTTACTTAGGTGCTTTTACAACATTATCACGCCCCTTTTCATTTCCTCAGCTAGAGGAAGCCATCAACCGGGCACTTGGAAACCGTTCACGTCTTGAGAAAATGTGTAGACAGCTGGCACTTGGTTCCATGTGTTCCGGTTGTTTTATTATTGGTCGACATTCCTTGATTCGAAATTTGCATCAGTTCATTCATTGTGTGGCCAATAGCGAAGCCACGGTTCTAATCTATGGGGAGAGTGGAACCGGTAAAGACTTGGTTGCAAAAGCATTACACCAATGTAGCTATCGTAAGGATCAACCATTCCAAGTGCTGAATTCTGCTGCGCTACCACCGGAGTTATTGGAAAGCGAATTGTTCGGCTATGAAAGGGGAGCTTTTACCGGGGCTGTGACCACAAGGATCGGGCTTGTGGAGGAGGCAGCAGGTGGCACCCTCTTTCTCGATGAAATCGGTGAGATGGATCTATCGATTCAAGCAAAGCTCCTTCGGTTCCTAGAGAATGGAGAGTTCCGTCGGATTGGTTCGAATATCTTGCGCAAGGTAAAAGTACGAGTGGTTGCGGCGACCAATCGTGATCTTCAGCAGGCGGTCAGCGAGGGTAAATTCCGCGAGGATCTCTACTACCGCTTAAGTATCGTGACAATTCAGACTCCACCGTTGCGTGAGCATCCCTGTGACATCCCCTTATTAGCTCAACACTTTCTTCATCTCTATACACCGCTAGGGAAGGAGAAGCGATTGGCAGAAGACGCATGGCAGTTTCTAGATGCCTATGAATATCCAGGAAATGTTCGAGAATTGAGCAATATGATTGAACGGGGGATTCTCTTATCAGAGGGTGAACTGATCCATGCTGAACATTTACAGGGATATCATGATTATCCTACTTTGAAAACGATACCAAGAATAGGAATGATGAGCTTGGATCAGGATTTAACATTAGCCACCATGGAACGACATCATATCCAATGTGTATTGCAATTGGTGGAGGGGAACAAAACACAAGCAGCACAACAACTGGGTATTAGTATTAGTACCCTTTACCGGAAAATTGAAGAGTACCAGATCTCCGATACATCGAATGGCACTCATGAAACCCTCTCAAATTGA